CGGGTGAGTTGCGCACCCTGCTGACCGCCGCCACCGCGGGCCCGGAGGGCGCCGGGCTGCCGAGGGCCGTCGCGCTGCTGCACCGCTGCGGTGCGCTGACGGAGGCGCGCACGGTGATGCACGCCCGGCTGCTGCGCGCCAGGACCGCGGCGAACGGGCTGCCGGACGGCCCGGCGACCCGGGTGCTGCACGCGCTGTGCGACTTCGTGGCGCGCCGGGATCACTGACGGACGTCCTCCGTAAGGCACCCATACATCCGTAGGGCGCCCATACATCCGTAAGGCGCTCATACGTTCCCACCGACCTCCCCGGCCCGCTTCCCGTCTGCCCCGGTCGGCCGGTGTCCGCGTCACGACGTAATCTGAGCCCTATGGGCAGCTCACGGTCTGATGTGGTGGACGAGCCCATCGACCCCGATACCGGCCCGGCCCCGCCCGCCCGGCACGGACCGTGGCGAGGGCAGGGGCCCGTGGTGGGTGTGGTGGCGGTGGGCGGCGCGCTCGGGGCGACGGCCCGCTACGGCGCGTCGCTGCTGTGGCCGACCCCGTCCAGCGCCTTCCCCTGGACGATCCTGCTGGTCAACGCCGTCGGCTGCGCGGTCATCGGCGTCTTCCTGGTGCTGATCACCGAGATGTGGACGGCCCACCGGCTGGTGCGGCCCTTCTTCGGCACCGGTGTGCTCGGCGGCTTCACCACCTTCTCGACGTACGCCGTGGATTTCACCCGGCTGATCCAGGACGGCCGTATCGCGATCGCCTTCGGCTATCTGCTGGGCACGCTCGTGAT
This genomic interval from Streptomyces asiaticus contains the following:
- the crcB gene encoding fluoride efflux transporter CrcB, whose translation is MGSSRSDVVDEPIDPDTGPAPPARHGPWRGQGPVVGVVAVGGALGATARYGASLLWPTPSSAFPWTILLVNAVGCAVIGVFLVLITEMWTAHRLVRPFFGTGVLGGFTTFSTYAVDFTRLIQDGRIAIAFGYLLGTLVMAMAAVWAAVVATRRVLGGYSGTGRYGGTGRYGGTGGYGGGTGGRAAR